One Nocardioides oleivorans DNA segment encodes these proteins:
- a CDS encoding TrmB family transcriptional regulator has protein sequence MFEEQATPLYEEIVASGGLSATDKRIVKRGELQEAFELLVEVGLVVKSEDGAQWRAVDPAAVQAQVVAPLGQQGAELIAESAHWAQAFSTLSHAWRRSPSAVGGPFAEIRGATIGSFLASMVSDAEEELLTAQPQDRRGVKQLGAAGAREIAALRRGVKMRTLYQHAARRGADTRKYVAAVTAEGAEVRTLDEFFNRLIVVDRRLAIIPSHEGVSAAMVISEPSMVSYLVDMFERHWERARPFTSSETSLMRDIAAEQRAMTIRMLLEGRADPAGAKRLGVSPRTYAGYVADLKSEFEVETRFQLGYEMGKRGISGRETDEGAAGRR, from the coding sequence ATGTTCGAGGAGCAGGCCACGCCGCTCTACGAGGAGATCGTCGCGTCCGGCGGCCTGAGCGCCACCGACAAGCGCATCGTCAAGCGTGGTGAGCTCCAGGAGGCCTTCGAGCTCCTGGTCGAGGTCGGCCTCGTCGTGAAGAGCGAGGACGGCGCCCAGTGGCGCGCGGTCGACCCGGCCGCAGTGCAGGCCCAGGTCGTCGCTCCGCTCGGCCAGCAGGGCGCCGAGCTGATCGCCGAGTCGGCCCACTGGGCGCAGGCCTTCAGCACGCTCTCGCACGCGTGGCGCCGCTCGCCCAGCGCCGTCGGCGGCCCGTTCGCCGAGATCCGCGGCGCGACCATCGGCAGCTTCCTGGCGTCGATGGTCAGCGACGCGGAGGAGGAGCTGCTCACCGCGCAGCCGCAGGACCGCCGGGGCGTCAAGCAGCTCGGGGCGGCGGGCGCACGCGAGATCGCGGCCCTGCGACGCGGGGTGAAGATGCGCACGCTCTACCAGCACGCGGCCCGACGGGGTGCCGACACCCGCAAGTACGTCGCCGCGGTGACCGCCGAGGGCGCCGAGGTGCGCACCCTCGACGAGTTCTTCAACCGGCTCATCGTGGTCGACCGGCGACTGGCGATCATCCCCAGCCACGAGGGCGTGAGCGCCGCGATGGTGATCAGCGAGCCGTCGATGGTGAGCTACCTCGTCGACATGTTCGAGCGGCACTGGGAGCGCGCGCGGCCGTTCACGAGCAGCGAGACCTCGCTCATGCGCGACATCGCCGCGGAGCAGCGCGCGATGACCATCCGGATGCTGCTCGAGGGCAGGGCGGACCCGGCCGGCGCCAAACGGCTCGGCGTCAGCCCGAGGACGTACGCCGGCTACGTCGCCGACCTGAAGAGCGAGTTCGAGGTGGAGACGCGGTTCCAGCTCGGCTACGAGATGGGCAAGCGGGGCATCTCCGGTCGCGAGACCGACGAGGGTGCCGCCGGCCGCCGCTGA
- a CDS encoding phosphoenolpyruvate carboxykinase (GTP), whose protein sequence is MTATIDPQTTTETGHPTTHQGILAWVAEVAELTQPDSIHWCTGSDEEWAQLTESLEATGTFTRLNPDVMPNSFHAASDPTDVARVEDRTYICSVDERDAGPTNNWMDPAKMKELMRGLYAGCMRGRTMYVIPFVMGHVDAEKPMFGVEVTDSAYVTVSMRVMARMGTEVLHRIEELAEAGNDPQWVPALHSVGMPLESGQADVAWPCNDTKYIVQFPEERMIWSFGSGYGGNALLGKKCYALRIASVMARDEGWLAEHMLILKLTSPQGVTKYVAAAFPSACGKTNLAMLKPTIPGWTVEAIGDDIAWMRIGEDGRLWAVNPEFGFFGVAPGTNEHTNPHAMETIRKGNSVFTNVALTPDGNVWWEGLEDTPAEATSWKGEHWTPEIFEETGELSSHANSRYCTPIKQCSILADEYDDPRGVPIDAILFGGRRKTTIPLVTEARDWNHGTFMGATLSSETTAAAVGAVGVVRRDPMAMLPFIGYNAGDYFGHWVGIGKDNDAAKLPKIFYVNWFRRDDEGGFLWPGFGENSRVLKWVIERIDGQAAAIETPIGHVPAPGSLDIDGLDLTEEQVAQALAVDAAEWKAEIPQIEEWFEKFGDDLPAVLWSELDTLKARLDA, encoded by the coding sequence ATGACCGCAACGATCGACCCCCAGACGACCACCGAGACGGGGCACCCGACCACCCACCAGGGCATCCTGGCGTGGGTCGCCGAGGTCGCCGAGCTGACGCAGCCCGACAGCATCCACTGGTGCACCGGCTCCGACGAGGAGTGGGCCCAGCTCACCGAGTCGCTCGAGGCGACCGGCACGTTCACCCGCCTCAACCCCGACGTCATGCCGAACTCGTTCCACGCGGCCTCCGACCCGACCGACGTCGCCCGCGTCGAGGACCGCACCTACATCTGCTCCGTCGACGAGCGCGACGCCGGCCCCACCAACAACTGGATGGACCCGGCGAAGATGAAGGAGCTCATGCGGGGGCTCTACGCCGGCTGCATGCGCGGCCGCACGATGTACGTCATCCCCTTCGTGATGGGCCACGTCGACGCCGAGAAGCCGATGTTCGGCGTCGAGGTCACCGACTCGGCGTACGTCACCGTCTCGATGCGGGTCATGGCCCGGATGGGCACCGAGGTCCTCCACCGGATCGAGGAGCTCGCCGAGGCAGGCAACGACCCGCAGTGGGTCCCTGCGCTCCACTCCGTCGGGATGCCGCTCGAGTCCGGCCAGGCCGACGTGGCGTGGCCGTGCAACGACACGAAGTACATCGTCCAGTTCCCCGAGGAGCGGATGATCTGGAGCTTCGGCTCCGGCTACGGCGGCAACGCCCTGCTCGGCAAGAAGTGCTACGCGCTGCGCATCGCCTCGGTCATGGCGCGCGACGAGGGCTGGCTGGCCGAGCACATGCTCATCCTCAAGCTCACCTCCCCGCAGGGCGTGACCAAGTACGTCGCCGCCGCCTTCCCGAGCGCGTGCGGCAAGACCAACCTCGCGATGCTCAAGCCCACCATCCCGGGCTGGACCGTCGAGGCCATCGGCGACGACATCGCCTGGATGCGCATCGGCGAGGACGGTCGCCTGTGGGCGGTCAACCCGGAGTTCGGGTTCTTCGGGGTCGCGCCCGGCACCAACGAGCACACGAACCCCCACGCCATGGAGACCATCCGCAAGGGCAACTCGGTCTTCACCAACGTGGCGCTGACCCCCGACGGCAACGTCTGGTGGGAGGGCCTGGAGGACACCCCGGCCGAGGCGACCAGCTGGAAGGGCGAGCACTGGACGCCCGAGATCTTCGAGGAGACCGGCGAGCTCTCCAGCCACGCCAACAGCCGCTACTGCACCCCGATCAAGCAGTGCTCGATCCTCGCCGACGAGTACGACGACCCGCGCGGCGTGCCGATCGACGCGATCCTGTTCGGTGGTCGCCGCAAGACGACGATCCCGCTCGTCACCGAGGCCCGCGACTGGAACCACGGCACCTTCATGGGCGCCACGCTGTCGTCGGAGACCACGGCGGCCGCCGTCGGCGCCGTCGGCGTGGTCCGCCGCGACCCGATGGCGATGCTGCCGTTCATCGGCTACAACGCCGGTGACTACTTCGGCCACTGGGTCGGCATCGGCAAGGACAACGACGCGGCCAAGCTGCCGAAGATCTTCTACGTCAACTGGTTCCGCCGCGACGACGAGGGCGGGTTCCTCTGGCCCGGGTTCGGTGAGAACAGCCGCGTCCTGAAGTGGGTCATCGAGCGCATCGACGGCCAGGCGGCGGCGATCGAGACCCCGATCGGCCACGTGCCGGCGCCGGGCTCGCTCGACATCGACGGGCTCGACCTCACCGAGGAGCAGGTCGCCCAGGCCCTCGCCGTCGACGCCGCGGAGTGGAAGGCCGAGATCCCGCAGATCGAGGAGTGGTTCGAGAAGTTCGGCGACGACCTGCCGGCCGTCCTCTGGAGCGAGCTCGACACGCTCAAGGCCCGCCTCGACGCCTGA
- a CDS encoding sulfite exporter TauE/SafE family protein: protein MQKLVMFALVGVAAQLVDGSLGMAYGVTSTTLLLMIGTNPAMASAMVQLAQLGTTAASGISHHTFGNVDWRVVRTIALPGAIGAFIGATLLVNMPVDLAKVVMSVLLLALGSYLLVRFTVKGFDSSRVGEPLGRTFLVPLGGVAGFVDATAGGGWGPIGTPALLASGRMEPRKVIGSVSTSEFVVTLAASIGFLTALGFSGIQWQIVAGLLIGGVIVAPFAAMLVKVIPARMLGSLVGGLIVLTNSRTLINADLVTVPGGVAIAIYLAIAAVWAYAIAHSWRAHRADTAELDEVRDVVEA from the coding sequence GTGCAGAAGCTCGTCATGTTCGCCCTCGTGGGCGTGGCCGCCCAGCTCGTCGACGGAAGCCTGGGCATGGCCTACGGCGTCACCTCGACCACGCTGCTGCTGATGATCGGCACCAACCCCGCGATGGCGTCGGCCATGGTCCAGCTCGCCCAGCTCGGCACCACCGCCGCCTCGGGCATCTCCCACCACACTTTCGGCAACGTCGACTGGCGCGTCGTACGCACCATCGCGCTCCCGGGCGCGATCGGCGCCTTCATCGGGGCCACGCTCCTGGTCAACATGCCGGTCGACCTCGCGAAGGTCGTCATGTCGGTGCTCCTCCTCGCGCTCGGCTCCTACCTCCTTGTGCGCTTCACCGTGAAGGGCTTCGACTCCAGCCGGGTCGGCGAGCCGCTCGGCCGGACGTTCCTCGTGCCGCTCGGTGGCGTGGCGGGCTTCGTCGACGCGACCGCCGGCGGCGGCTGGGGCCCGATCGGCACGCCGGCGCTCCTCGCCAGCGGCCGGATGGAGCCGCGCAAGGTCATCGGCTCGGTCAGCACCTCGGAGTTCGTCGTCACCCTCGCCGCCTCGATCGGCTTCCTCACCGCACTCGGCTTCTCCGGCATCCAGTGGCAGATCGTGGCCGGCCTGCTGATCGGTGGCGTGATCGTGGCGCCGTTCGCCGCGATGCTCGTCAAGGTCATCCCGGCCCGCATGCTCGGCTCGCTCGTCGGCGGCCTGATCGTCCTCACCAACTCCCGCACCCTCATCAACGCCGACCTGGTCACCGTGCCCGGTGGCGTCGCCATCGCGATCTACCTCGCGATCGCTGCCGTCTGGGCCTACGCCATCGCGCACTCGTGGCGCGCCCACCGGGCCGACACGGCCGAGCTCGACGAGGTGCGCGACGTCGTGGAGGCCTGA
- a CDS encoding phosphoenolpyruvate carboxykinase (GTP) — MADLEAVLDEAGVTNPKVREFVKEYAELTGAERVEVVNASDDARLLEEAVAAGELEMAGAGRYYSRSYHKDTARSEERTIVATSDEKDRGVYNNWRPASEMKPMLHDRMRGASAGKTMYVIPYLMAPAGNALAPWAAGVELTDTRTVVLHMIRMARVGVQFVNDLDDPDSFVRAVHVTGDLEHLGQGTADDQRYFVTVADERTILHFGSSYGGNALLGKIAHGLRQGAYDGWASRKFLAEQYMLIGIHDKETGKTWHVCGGFPSASGKTNLAMMAAPDALGDRYHVSFYGDDIAWLWVDEESGRLMGMNPEYGVFGVAKDTNETTNPNALASIGEETRAIFTNVAHNPTTGEVWWEGKTPKPPTDVHGWLDWTGAPLADRKSDDSAAWAHPNSRFTTTLDNVPNIASDYDEPVGVPIDAIIFGGRTRDREPLIRAITDLAEGVYDGLTLGAEATFAAEGVDGQLRYDPMSNRPFMAYGEGDYARHYLDVVGAATEQPIFAHVNWFQRDPDDGHFLWPGYRDNLRPLLWLLQLKAGEVEGRRTAVGILPTEEELNLEGVDITPHDLERILTIDHERWRQEMGFREEHLSQFDRMPEEIWEAHRRVAADLDAED, encoded by the coding sequence ATGGCAGATCTCGAGGCAGTCCTGGACGAAGCCGGTGTGACGAACCCGAAGGTCCGGGAGTTCGTGAAGGAGTACGCCGAGCTCACCGGAGCCGAGCGCGTCGAGGTGGTCAACGCCTCCGACGACGCGCGTCTCCTGGAGGAGGCGGTCGCGGCCGGGGAGCTGGAGATGGCCGGGGCCGGGCGCTACTACTCGCGCAGCTACCACAAGGACACCGCTCGCTCCGAGGAGCGCACGATCGTCGCGACCAGCGACGAGAAGGACAGGGGCGTCTACAACAACTGGCGCCCGGCCTCGGAGATGAAGCCGATGCTGCACGACCGGATGCGCGGCGCGTCCGCCGGCAAGACGATGTACGTCATCCCCTACCTGATGGCGCCCGCCGGCAACGCGCTGGCTCCGTGGGCGGCCGGCGTCGAGCTCACCGACACCCGCACCGTCGTGCTCCACATGATCCGGATGGCGCGTGTCGGCGTGCAGTTCGTCAACGACCTCGACGACCCGGACTCCTTCGTCCGGGCGGTCCACGTGACCGGCGACCTCGAGCACCTCGGCCAGGGCACGGCCGACGACCAGCGCTACTTCGTCACCGTCGCCGACGAGCGCACGATCCTGCACTTCGGCTCGTCCTACGGCGGCAACGCGCTCCTGGGCAAGATCGCCCACGGCCTGCGGCAGGGGGCGTACGACGGCTGGGCGAGCAGGAAGTTCCTCGCCGAGCAGTACATGCTCATCGGCATCCACGACAAGGAGACGGGCAAGACCTGGCACGTCTGCGGTGGGTTCCCCAGCGCCTCCGGCAAGACCAACCTGGCCATGATGGCCGCACCCGACGCGCTCGGCGACCGCTACCACGTGTCGTTCTACGGCGACGACATCGCCTGGCTGTGGGTCGACGAGGAGTCCGGGCGGTTGATGGGGATGAACCCGGAGTACGGCGTCTTCGGCGTCGCGAAGGACACCAACGAGACGACGAACCCCAACGCGCTCGCCTCCATCGGCGAGGAGACCCGGGCGATCTTCACCAACGTCGCCCACAACCCCACCACCGGCGAGGTGTGGTGGGAGGGCAAGACGCCCAAGCCGCCGACCGACGTGCACGGCTGGCTCGACTGGACCGGCGCGCCGCTGGCCGACCGCAAGTCCGACGACTCGGCCGCCTGGGCGCACCCGAACAGCCGCTTCACCACCACGCTCGACAACGTCCCCAACATCGCGAGCGACTACGACGAGCCGGTGGGCGTGCCGATCGACGCGATCATCTTCGGCGGTCGCACCCGCGACCGCGAGCCGCTGATCCGCGCGATCACCGACCTCGCGGAGGGCGTGTACGACGGCCTCACGCTCGGCGCCGAGGCCACCTTCGCCGCCGAGGGCGTGGACGGCCAGCTGCGCTACGACCCGATGTCGAACCGGCCCTTCATGGCCTACGGCGAGGGCGACTACGCCCGCCACTACCTCGACGTCGTCGGTGCAGCGACGGAGCAGCCGATCTTCGCGCACGTCAACTGGTTCCAGCGCGACCCCGACGACGGTCACTTCCTCTGGCCCGGCTACCGCGACAACCTGCGCCCGCTGCTCTGGCTGCTGCAGCTCAAGGCCGGCGAGGTGGAGGGGCGGCGCACGGCCGTCGGGATCCTCCCGACCGAGGAGGAGCTCAACCTCGAGGGCGTCGACATCACGCCGCACGACCTCGAGCGGATCCTCACCATCGACCACGAGCGCTGGCGGCAGGAGATGGGCTTCCGCGAGGAGCACCTCTCCCAGTTCGACCGGATGCCGGAAGAGATCTGGGAGGCCCACCGCCGGGTGGCCGCCGACCTCGACGCCGAGGACTGA
- a CDS encoding TetR/AcrR family transcriptional regulator yields MSEARARLLSTASRLFYAEGLHSVGIDRIIATAEVTRATLYRHFASKDDLLVAYLTQSDELLRARVADVRLAGKSTEEVIRAVATAIAEDIQRPGFRGCAFLNAAAEYPDPAHPVHRAVLQHRDWFLATVEDLFAETGKPDAGPAARHFVMLRDGAMAAGCLADPAVVCETLLRGVEGLLVYRSRDDLEEALQQQA; encoded by the coding sequence ATGTCCGAGGCACGCGCACGACTGCTCAGCACGGCGAGCCGACTGTTCTACGCCGAGGGACTGCACTCCGTCGGCATCGACCGGATCATTGCCACAGCAGAGGTGACCCGGGCGACGCTGTATCGGCACTTCGCCAGCAAGGACGACCTCCTCGTCGCCTACCTGACCCAGAGCGACGAACTGCTTCGCGCGCGTGTCGCCGACGTGCGACTGGCCGGCAAGTCGACCGAGGAAGTGATCCGGGCCGTGGCCACAGCGATCGCGGAGGACATCCAGCGGCCGGGCTTCCGCGGCTGCGCGTTCCTCAACGCAGCTGCCGAGTACCCGGACCCCGCTCACCCGGTGCACCGCGCGGTGCTCCAGCACCGCGACTGGTTTCTGGCCACGGTCGAAGACCTGTTCGCCGAGACCGGCAAGCCCGATGCGGGACCCGCTGCCCGCCACTTCGTCATGCTGCGCGACGGGGCCATGGCCGCCGGCTGTCTCGCCGACCCCGCGGTCGTCTGCGAGACCCTCCTGCGCGGAGTCGAGGGGCTGCTCGTCTACCGCAGTCGAGACGACCTGGAAGAAGCGCTCCAGCAGCAGGCATAG
- a CDS encoding glycine-rich domain-containing protein → MHALRVQVWGGGGGTSSIWNGGQGGFVSADVYVTPGSTITFSVGGPGAQSFSNTSTDGGTTTLTTSDGLTFTAPGGHRGSFQNAPGAGGSAGTVTGSRGAGHVTNVVAQAGATVSSPDPGANAGSGLPGFGGSFDAGGGHGLVIITAL, encoded by the coding sequence GTGCACGCGCTCCGCGTTCAGGTCTGGGGCGGCGGCGGTGGCACGTCGAGCATCTGGAACGGCGGCCAGGGCGGCTTCGTCAGCGCCGATGTCTACGTGACCCCCGGGTCGACCATCACCTTCAGCGTCGGCGGCCCTGGCGCGCAGAGCTTCAGCAACACCAGCACCGACGGAGGCACCACCACACTCACGACCTCCGACGGGTTGACCTTCACCGCCCCGGGCGGCCATCGCGGGAGCTTCCAAAACGCCCCCGGCGCCGGGGGCTCGGCCGGAACGGTCACGGGGAGCCGGGGCGCGGGCCACGTCACCAACGTCGTCGCGCAAGCCGGAGCCACCGTGTCGTCACCTGACCCCGGGGCGAACGCAGGCAGCGGTCTGCCCGGATTCGGTGGTTCCTTCGACGCGGGCGGTGGACACGGCCTGGTCATCATCACGGCCCTCTGA
- a CDS encoding tetratricopeptide repeat protein, whose translation MPRPSLAAFALLSVLAVTGCSGDSSEDGPSSTASSSASSSAADTLVESALKQLDAGDIATAQATFENVLQIDPGNVYAHYNLGLLAQGTGDGALAVEQYDAALETDPDFTSALYNKGIVLEATDLEEAVALYERALAIDPDLASAHMRLGFALLHLGKTAEAEAHLSTGIELDPSMAHVQAPSYD comes from the coding sequence GTGCCTCGACCCTCCCTAGCCGCGTTCGCTCTGTTGAGCGTCCTTGCCGTCACTGGCTGCAGCGGCGACAGCTCCGAGGACGGGCCGTCGTCGACAGCCTCCTCCTCAGCCAGCTCGTCCGCGGCGGACACCCTGGTCGAGTCTGCGCTCAAGCAGCTCGACGCGGGTGACATCGCGACCGCCCAGGCGACCTTCGAGAACGTGCTGCAGATCGACCCGGGCAACGTCTACGCGCACTACAACCTCGGCCTGTTGGCGCAGGGCACTGGCGACGGCGCGCTCGCTGTCGAACAGTACGACGCGGCACTGGAAACCGACCCGGACTTCACCTCGGCGCTCTACAACAAGGGCATCGTCCTTGAGGCGACAGATCTTGAGGAAGCGGTTGCACTCTACGAGCGTGCCCTCGCGATCGACCCCGACCTCGCGTCAGCGCACATGCGCCTGGGCTTCGCCCTGCTGCACCTCGGCAAGACCGCCGAGGCCGAGGCCCACCTTTCCACCGGAATCGAGCTGGACCCGTCGATGGCGCACGTGCAGGCGCCGTCGTACGACTGA
- a CDS encoding crotonase/enoyl-CoA hydratase family protein, producing MTDYDTLDWRIDDDGIALLTLDRPDALNAFDLSMANELEHVFGVEARRDDVRAVVVTGAGRAFCAGMDLSAEGNVFGLDESLMPSVEDFRASYDQPPYASGVRDTGGKVTLAIHALPKPVIAAINGPAVGIGATMTLAMDMRLASTRARIGFVFGRLGIVPEACSSWFLPRIVGIQQALEWVYSAEVLSAEQALAGRLVRSLHEPDDLVDAATELARSFVVGRSAVATGLTKQLLYRNSAAAEPLEAHLTDSLAMYYTSIADGKEGVAAFRDKRSPRFDGVASDLPDVFP from the coding sequence ATGACCGACTACGACACCCTCGACTGGCGCATCGACGACGACGGCATCGCGCTGCTCACGCTGGACCGGCCCGACGCGCTCAACGCGTTCGACCTGTCGATGGCCAACGAGCTCGAGCACGTGTTCGGCGTCGAGGCGCGCCGCGACGACGTGCGGGCCGTGGTCGTGACGGGTGCGGGCCGCGCGTTCTGCGCCGGGATGGACCTGTCCGCCGAGGGCAACGTCTTCGGCCTGGACGAGTCGCTCATGCCCTCGGTGGAGGACTTCCGCGCGAGCTACGACCAGCCGCCCTACGCGTCCGGTGTGCGCGACACCGGCGGGAAGGTAACCCTGGCCATCCACGCCCTGCCCAAGCCGGTCATCGCAGCGATCAACGGCCCGGCGGTGGGGATCGGCGCCACCATGACCCTCGCCATGGACATGCGTCTGGCCTCGACCCGTGCCCGCATCGGGTTCGTCTTCGGGCGCCTCGGCATCGTCCCCGAGGCGTGCTCGTCGTGGTTCCTGCCGCGCATCGTCGGCATCCAGCAGGCACTGGAGTGGGTCTACTCCGCCGAGGTGCTCTCTGCCGAGCAGGCACTCGCCGGCCGCCTCGTCCGCAGCCTGCACGAGCCGGACGACCTCGTGGACGCGGCCACGGAGCTCGCTCGATCCTTCGTCGTCGGCCGCTCGGCGGTCGCCACCGGTCTCACCAAGCAGCTCCTCTACCGCAACAGCGCTGCGGCGGAGCCGCTGGAGGCGCACCTCACCGACTCGTTGGCGATGTACTACACCTCGATCGCGGACGGCAAGGAGGGCGTCGCAGCCTTCCGCGACAAGCGCTCACCTCGGTTCGACGGGGTCGCCTCGGACCTGCCCGACGTCTTCCCGTGA
- a CDS encoding AraC family transcriptional regulator, producing the protein MTLARSAALRGFHSLVLELGGDPDAIARDVGLDPSALHSDELLVPERAVASALELGARRTDCPDLGLRVAARQELSMLGPLALALQSSATVGDALECCSRYLSVHSRSVGLTVEADPYGDKGVVALRWNVPGGGDLATVQATDLSLGFAHGALRSVTGEGYGLRTVDLPHEPVADPETYRAYFGTEVRFRRPAALLRVPSSLMRQPVAGEDAVLKQLAIAYLDRLSPSGPGLVAARVRTAVAQALGTSPVTITAIADLFSVHPRTLQRQLAREDTSFVDVVDGVRKEAAQKYLRGTDLPFAQVAALLDLSEHSVLTRCCRRWWDETPTQVRQRGAAPS; encoded by the coding sequence ATGACGTTGGCGCGCTCTGCGGCTCTCCGGGGGTTCCACTCCCTGGTGCTCGAGCTGGGTGGCGACCCGGACGCCATTGCACGCGATGTCGGGCTGGACCCCTCCGCACTCCACTCCGACGAGCTGCTGGTCCCCGAGCGCGCCGTGGCCAGTGCCCTGGAGCTCGGGGCGAGGCGGACGGACTGCCCGGACCTCGGGCTGCGCGTCGCAGCGCGCCAGGAGCTCAGCATGCTCGGACCCCTCGCGCTCGCGCTCCAGTCGTCGGCGACGGTCGGGGACGCGCTCGAGTGCTGCTCTCGCTACCTCTCCGTCCACTCCCGGTCCGTGGGACTCACCGTCGAGGCGGACCCCTACGGGGACAAGGGCGTGGTGGCCCTGCGGTGGAACGTCCCCGGCGGCGGCGATCTCGCGACCGTGCAGGCGACCGACCTGAGCCTGGGCTTCGCGCACGGGGCGCTCCGATCGGTGACGGGCGAGGGCTACGGGCTCCGCACCGTCGACCTGCCGCACGAGCCGGTGGCGGACCCCGAGACCTATCGTGCCTACTTCGGGACGGAGGTGCGTTTCCGACGTCCGGCCGCGCTGCTGCGCGTGCCGTCGTCGCTCATGCGGCAGCCGGTCGCAGGCGAGGACGCGGTCCTGAAGCAGTTGGCCATCGCCTACCTCGACCGCCTCTCCCCCAGCGGTCCCGGGTTGGTGGCGGCACGGGTGCGCACTGCCGTGGCCCAGGCGCTGGGCACGAGCCCGGTGACCATCACGGCCATCGCCGACCTGTTCTCGGTCCACCCCAGGACCCTGCAGCGACAGCTCGCACGGGAGGACACCTCGTTCGTCGACGTCGTGGACGGCGTCCGGAAGGAGGCCGCGCAGAAGTACCTGCGCGGGACCGACCTGCCGTTCGCCCAGGTCGCGGCGTTGCTGGACCTGTCCGAGCACTCGGTCCTCACGCGATGCTGCCGTCGCTGGTGGGACGAGACGCCCACGCAGGTCCGTCAGCGGGGCGCTGCCCCGTCGTGA
- a CDS encoding flavin-containing monooxygenase — MAAHPHDQSPSTHERDVEHVDVVIVGAGLSGVGAAYRIQSERPGSSYVVLEARESLGGTWDLFRYPGVRSDSDMFTLGYSFRPWRDSQSLADGASILTYIRETADEYGIEQHIRYSSRVVAADFDTGTSVWTLVIEDGSSGEQRTMTCGFLYSCAGYYDYDQPHAPAFEGVDDFAGTVVHPQFWPEDLDYGDKRVVVIGSGATAVTLVPAMLKGDHPASHVTMLQRSPTWISAVPGRDTSAEKIRAVLPGALAHTVIRGKNIAFSTAFYQFCQRWPKRARKLLTHSATRMLGDPQLVSDHFTPTYDPWDQRLCAVPSGDLFRVISDQRAEVVTDHVDRFVPEGIRLRSGRVLEADVVVSATGLKLLAFGGIEPHVDGRRVDLSEQYVWNGAMITGVPNFAVCIGYTNASWTLRADLSHRLVCKVLGWMERRGHRAVVPVADSDLEPQPLLDLASGYVQRSIAAFPRQGNRSPWRVRQNYVLDSATTLRADLARHLAPVPAATTTTTAADRTKVEA; from the coding sequence ATGGCTGCACACCCTCACGACCAGTCCCCATCGACCCACGAGCGCGACGTCGAGCACGTCGACGTGGTCATCGTCGGAGCAGGGCTCTCGGGCGTCGGAGCCGCCTACCGCATCCAGAGCGAACGACCGGGGTCGTCGTACGTCGTGCTGGAGGCGCGCGAGAGCCTCGGCGGCACGTGGGACCTGTTCCGCTACCCGGGGGTGAGGTCGGACTCCGACATGTTCACCCTGGGCTACTCCTTCAGGCCGTGGCGCGACAGCCAGAGCCTTGCCGACGGAGCGTCCATCCTGACCTACATCCGCGAGACGGCGGACGAGTACGGGATCGAGCAGCACATCCGCTACTCCAGCCGCGTCGTCGCAGCGGACTTCGACACCGGGACCTCGGTCTGGACCCTCGTCATCGAGGACGGGAGCAGCGGCGAGCAGCGCACGATGACGTGCGGCTTCCTCTACTCCTGCGCCGGCTACTACGACTACGACCAGCCGCACGCCCCTGCGTTCGAGGGGGTCGACGACTTCGCCGGCACCGTGGTGCACCCCCAGTTCTGGCCGGAGGACCTCGACTACGGCGACAAGCGGGTCGTCGTCATCGGATCGGGAGCGACTGCGGTGACACTGGTTCCCGCGATGCTGAAGGGCGACCACCCCGCCAGTCACGTCACGATGCTCCAGCGGAGCCCCACCTGGATCAGCGCGGTCCCTGGTCGGGACACGTCGGCGGAGAAGATCCGGGCGGTCCTTCCCGGTGCGCTCGCCCACACCGTCATCCGTGGGAAGAACATCGCCTTCAGCACCGCCTTCTACCAGTTCTGCCAGCGCTGGCCGAAGCGGGCCCGGAAGCTGCTGACCCACTCCGCGACCCGGATGCTGGGTGACCCCCAGCTGGTCTCGGACCACTTCACCCCGACCTACGACCCGTGGGACCAGCGACTGTGCGCCGTGCCCAGCGGTGACCTCTTCCGCGTCATCAGCGACCAGCGCGCGGAGGTCGTCACCGACCACGTCGACCGCTTCGTCCCGGAGGGGATCCGGCTCCGGTCCGGGCGCGTCCTCGAGGCTGACGTCGTCGTCTCGGCGACGGGGCTCAAGCTGCTCGCCTTCGGCGGGATCGAGCCGCACGTGGACGGACGCCGCGTCGACCTGTCGGAGCAGTACGTGTGGAACGGCGCCATGATCACCGGTGTCCCCAACTTCGCCGTGTGCATCGGCTACACCAACGCGTCGTGGACCCTGCGCGCCGACCTGTCCCACCGTCTCGTGTGCAAGGTGCTGGGCTGGATGGAGCGTCGCGGGCACCGCGCCGTCGTCCCCGTGGCCGACAGTGACCTCGAGCCGCAGCCGCTGCTCGACCTCGCCTCGGGATACGTGCAGCGCTCGATCGCGGCCTTCCCGCGCCAGGGCAACCGATCGCCGTGGCGGGTCCGCCAGAACTACGTGCTCGACTCGGCGACGACGCTGCGCGCCGACCTGGCACGCCACCTGGCGCCGGTCCCGGCCGCGACGACGACCACGACCGCGGCCGACCGGACGAAGGTCGAGGCGTGA